The DNA window GTCGCAGCGGCGGGTGACGACGAACCCCGCGGCGTCGGAGGGGTCCAGGTTCAGCAGGCTCGCCAGGTAGCCGGTGGCGGGTTCCACGAGCACCTGGAGCTGCTGTTCCGGTTCCAGTCCCTGCTCGTGTTTCAGCCGGTCCGCGTACTGGGTGTAGCGCTCGTCGTCGGAGATGCCGGGCAGGGTGCTGGCCAGGTGGGTGGTGGGTTTGTACGAGCGGACCCTGCTCCCGCTGCCCTGTTTGGTGTCGATCCTGCCGCGGCCCGCCAGCTCCTGCAGGGCCCTGCGGATGGTGTTCCGTGACGTGCCGTACCGACCCATGAGCTGGTCCTCGGTGGGCAGCGCCGCCCCGGGGGTGTACCGGCCGGTGTCGATCTCTTCCATGAGTTCCTGAGCGATCTCCAGGTGCCGGGGCTCCATACTCGCTCCTACCGGTCGTGGGATTGGTTCCAATGATTCTACCCATGAGACTTGACTCACGCTGGACAAGACAGCATGGTGGGACTTGTAGGAATGAATCGCATAAAGCCGAACAGTGGAAAGAGTCGCTCAGGGCACGTGACGACAGCACCGCTCGGCGGAGTGGGTTCATTACTCTCCCGGGGCTCGGGCCCCGCTACCGTGCGGGCTCCACGGCAGCGCCGCACGAAAAGAGAGGAGGGGAACAATGCCCCTGATACTCGGTACTCTCGTGCTGCTTCTCGTGGCTTTCTTCAGCCTCGTCCTCGGTGTTCTGATCGCCGCCAGCATCGGCATCAAGCGCGATGACCGCGGCGACTACCACGCCCTGCGGGACGGCACGAGCGAGCGCCGCTTCTCGGGCGCCGGCCGCAGCCTCTCCGGGCTACGGTTTCCCGACCAGGAGGAGCAGGAAGGCCGGGAGGAGTCCGACGGGGACAGTGACGACGGGGTGCCGCCCAGCCACCACACCGCCACGGTGTGACCCCCGCCCGACGCTCCCCCCACGTGCGGCGACAGCAACCGCACGCGCCCGGCTCGTGCCGGACGCGCGGTTGTACCGCCGCGCGGGAACCGGGCCGGACGCCCGGTCACCCGGCGAGTGCCTGCCGCAGGTCGGCGAGCAGGTCCTCGGCCGCCTCGATACCGACCGACAGCCGCACCAGGTCAGCGGGCACCTCCAGCGCCGACCCGGCCGTCGAGGAGTGCGTCATCCTCCCCGGGTGCTCGATCAACGACTCCACCCCTCCCAGGGACTCGCCCAGCGTGAACACCCGCGCCCGCTCGCACAGCCGCAGCGCGGCGTCCTCGCCGCCGGACAGCCGGACCGACACCATGCCGCCGAAACCCGACATCTGGTTCGCGGCCACCTTGTGCCCCGGATGGTCCGCCAGGCCGGGGTAGAGCACCTCCCGCACCGCCGGGTGCTCGGACAGCTCCCGGACGACGCGCTCGGCGTTGGCGCAGTGCCGGTCCATCCGCACCCCGAGCGTCTTCACCCCCCGCAGCGTCAGCCAGGAGTCGAACGGCCCCGCGATGGCGCCCATGGTCTTCTGGTGGAACGCCAGCCGCTCCCCCAGCTCGGCGTCGGCGGCCACCAGCGCACCACCGACGACGTCGGAGTGGCCCCCCAGGTACTTGGTGGTGGAGTGCGCCACCACGTCCGCCCCGAGGGCGAGCGGCTGCTGCAGGTAGGGCGAGGCGAAGGTGTTGTCCACCACCAGCAGCGCTCCCGCCTCGTGGGCGATGCCGGCGAGCGCCGCGATGTCGGTGACGTTCAGCAACGGGTTCGTCGGCGTCTCCGTCCAGACCGCCACGGTCTCGGGACGGATGGCGGCGCGCACCGCCTCCGGGTCGGTCTGGGGCACCGCATCCCAGCTCACCCCCCACCGCTGCAGCACGGTGGAGAACAGCCGGAACGTCCCCCCGTAGGCGTCGTCGGGGATGATCACGTGGTCGCCCGGCCCCGCGATGGTGCGCAGCAGCGTGTCCTCGGCCGCCATCCCGGAGGCGAACGCGAGACCGCGCGCGCCGGACTCCAGTGCCGCCAGGCACTCCTCCAGCGCGCTACGCGTGGGATTGGCCGCACGTGAGTACTCGTAGCCCCCGCGCAGCCCGCCGACACTGTCCTGGGCGTAGGTGCTGGTCTGGTGGATCGGGACCACGACCGAACCGGTACCGGCGTCGGCTTCCTGTCCCGCGTGGATCGCGCGTGTGTCAAACCCGTCGAACGTCATGCGGCCCAGGTTAGGCGCACTGGCACCGGGTGCGCTGCCGGTTCGCCACAACCGGGCGCTCTGACCTCACGCCCCGGAGGAGGCGGCGCGCGGTTCCGGCGGGCTACGGCGCCTCCTCCTCCGTCTCGTGGGTGCGCAGCGGTGGAACCCAGCCGGCGTCGGCGTCGTAACGGCGCACGATCCGCCCGGGCACACCGGCGATGACGCTGTGGTCGGGGTAGTCCCCCGCCCGCACGACCGAGCTCGCCGCCACCACGCAGTTGCGGCCGAGCCGCGCGCCGGGCAGCACGACGGCGTTCGCGCCGATCCAGGTTCCGGAACCCACCCGCACCGGGTCGTCGGCGGGCCACTGGTGGCCCACCGGCACGTCGGGGTCGGTGTACACGTGGTTCTGGTCGCTGATGTAGACGTAGGGACCGGTGAAGACGTTGTCGCCCAGTTCGATGGAGCAGTGCGCCACCACGTGCGACCCGCGGCCGATGGTGCACCCGTCCCCGATCCGGATCAGCGGGTCCGGCCCCAGGTCGAGTCCGGGCACCATGCCGGCGGTGAGTGTGATGTCCGCGCCGAGCAGCGTGTGTGAGCCGAGCACGATCCACGGCTCACCGAAGATCGTGGCGTGCGGGAACGCGATCGACGTTCCCGGGCCGTAGCCCGCGAACCGGCGGGCGGCCCGGGAACCGGAACGGGTCTCGGCGCTGCGTCGGGCCCACGTCCACACAGCGCGCACCAACCAGGACAACAGCCGCGACACGCAGAAACCCCTACATTTACCGACCAGTAGCTGACCAGTGAAACGGTAATAGCAACCGCGCGCCGCGTGGAACGCCGGGTGGGCTCACCCGGACAGGTGGGCCAGCAGGTCCTGGCGGGTCAGCACCCCGGCGGGTTTGCCGTCCATCAGCACCACCACGGCGCCGCCCTTCTCCAGCAGGCCGATGCAGCGGCTCACCGGCTCGCCGGAGCCCACGGCGGGAAGCGGCGGGCTCATGTGCGTCTCCACGGTGTCGCCGAGCTGGGCGCGGGAGTTGAACAGGGCGTCCAACATGTCGCGTTCGGCGATGGCCCCCACCACCTCCGCCGCCATGACCGGAGGCTCCGCCTTGATGACGGGAAGCTGGGATACCTGGTACTCGCGCATGATCGCCACCGCGGTCCCCACCGTCTCGTAAGGGTGGATGTGGACGAACTCGGGCAGCTCCGATCCCTTGCCGGCGAGCACGTCCCCGGCGGTGGCCTCCTCGGTCTCGGCGGAGAGGAAACCGTAGTCGGCCATCCACTCGTCGTTGAAGATCTTGGTGAGGTACCCGCGCCCCCCGTCGGGCAGCAGCACCACGATGACGTCGTCGGGTCCGGCCGTGGCCGCCACCCGCAGCGCCGCGACGGTCGCGAGCCCGCAGGAGCCGCCGACCAGCAGCGTCTCCTCCTTCGCGAGCCTGCGGGTCATCACGAAGGACTCCTTGTCGGTGACCGCGAGGACCTCGTCGCAGACCTGCGGGTCGTACGTCTCGGGCCAGATGTCCTCACCGACGCCCTCCACCATGTAGGGACGCCCGCTGCCACCGGAGTAGACCGACCCCTCGGGATCGGCCCCGATCACCCGCACCCTGCCGCCGGAGATCTCCTTGAGGTAGCGGCCGGCGCCGGTGATGGTGCCGCCGGTGCCGATACCGCACACGAAGTGCGTGACGCGCCCCTCGGTCTGCTCCCAGATCTCGGGGCCGGTGGTGTGGTAGTGCGAGGCGGGGTTGTTCTGGTTGGCGTACTGGTCGGGTTTCCACGCGCCCGGTGTGGTGGCCGCCAGCCGGTCGGACACCGAGTAGTAGGAGTCCGGATGGTCCGGCGCGACCGTGGAGGGGCACACCACCACCTCAGCGCCGTAGGCGCGCAGCACCGACAGCTTGTCCGAGCCGACCTTGTCCGGGCAGACGAAGACGCACCGGTAGCCCTTCTCCGCCGCGACGATCGCCAGTCCCACGCCGGTGTTCCCCGACGTCGGCTCGACGATCGTCCCGCCGGGGCGCAACTGGCCGCTGTTCTCCGCGTCCTCCACCATGCGCAGGGCGATCCTGTCCTTGACCGAGCCTCCCGGGTTGAAGTACTCGGCCTTGGCCAGCACGGTCGGCGCGAGTCCGGCTGTCAGCGCGTT is part of the Haloactinospora alba genome and encodes:
- a CDS encoding GntR family transcriptional regulator, producing the protein MEPRHLEIAQELMEEIDTGRYTPGAALPTEDQLMGRYGTSRNTIRRALQELAGRGRIDTKQGSGSRVRSYKPTTHLASTLPGISDDERYTQYADRLKHEQGLEPEQQLQVLVEPATGYLASLLNLDPSDAAGFVVTRRCDRFVEGRLWERQLSYYPDHIATHTELMRPDDLPQGTSAVLADLGYPYTSSWDVVGARMPSLRDSTLFGLGPGIPLLVHERMSYSGTTPVRFTKTLMPADRHQLLYAEGDISPELVRDATDVSIFEH
- a CDS encoding cystathionine gamma-synthase, coding for MTFDGFDTRAIHAGQEADAGTGSVVVPIHQTSTYAQDSVGGLRGGYEYSRAANPTRSALEECLAALESGARGLAFASGMAAEDTLLRTIAGPGDHVIIPDDAYGGTFRLFSTVLQRWGVSWDAVPQTDPEAVRAAIRPETVAVWTETPTNPLLNVTDIAALAGIAHEAGALLVVDNTFASPYLQQPLALGADVVAHSTTKYLGGHSDVVGGALVAADAELGERLAFHQKTMGAIAGPFDSWLTLRGVKTLGVRMDRHCANAERVVRELSEHPAVREVLYPGLADHPGHKVAANQMSGFGGMVSVRLSGGEDAALRLCERARVFTLGESLGGVESLIEHPGRMTHSSTAGSALEVPADLVRLSVGIEAAEDLLADLRQALAG
- a CDS encoding acyltransferase, coding for MSRLLSWLVRAVWTWARRSAETRSGSRAARRFAGYGPGTSIAFPHATIFGEPWIVLGSHTLLGADITLTAGMVPGLDLGPDPLIRIGDGCTIGRGSHVVAHCSIELGDNVFTGPYVYISDQNHVYTDPDVPVGHQWPADDPVRVGSGTWIGANAVVLPGARLGRNCVVAASSVVRAGDYPDHSVIAGVPGRIVRRYDADAGWVPPLRTHETEEEAP
- a CDS encoding cystathionine beta-synthase, with the protein product MRTHDSLIELVGNTPLVRMNALTAGLAPTVLAKAEYFNPGGSVKDRIALRMVEDAENSGQLRPGGTIVEPTSGNTGVGLAIVAAEKGYRCVFVCPDKVGSDKLSVLRAYGAEVVVCPSTVAPDHPDSYYSVSDRLAATTPGAWKPDQYANQNNPASHYHTTGPEIWEQTEGRVTHFVCGIGTGGTITGAGRYLKEISGGRVRVIGADPEGSVYSGGSGRPYMVEGVGEDIWPETYDPQVCDEVLAVTDKESFVMTRRLAKEETLLVGGSCGLATVAALRVAATAGPDDVIVVLLPDGGRGYLTKIFNDEWMADYGFLSAETEEATAGDVLAGKGSELPEFVHIHPYETVGTAVAIMREYQVSQLPVIKAEPPVMAAEVVGAIAERDMLDALFNSRAQLGDTVETHMSPPLPAVGSGEPVSRCIGLLEKGGAVVVLMDGKPAGVLTRQDLLAHLSG